One Natrinema longum genomic window carries:
- a CDS encoding cation:proton antiporter subunit C, with product MIEFLSNYYTYVLMVVILGIGLYMVIASENLVKKLIGVNLFQTAIFLFFISMAYVEGGSAPIVPHDGVPLEVMVASPLPQVIVLTAIVVGIALTAVGLALIIRIYAEYGTLREDTLREVRADE from the coding sequence ATGATTGAGTTCCTTTCGAACTACTACACGTACGTGCTGATGGTCGTCATCCTGGGGATCGGGCTCTACATGGTGATCGCCAGCGAGAACCTCGTGAAGAAGCTGATCGGCGTCAACCTCTTCCAGACGGCTATCTTCCTGTTTTTCATCTCGATGGCCTACGTCGAGGGAGGATCGGCACCGATCGTCCCCCACGATGGGGTCCCCCTGGAGGTCATGGTCGCGAGCCCGCTGCCCCAGGTCATCGTGTTAACCGCCATCGTCGTCGGCATCGCGCTGACCGCGGTCGGCCTGGCGCTGATCATCCGCATCTACGCGGAGTACGGGACGCTCCGCGAGGACACCCTCAGGGAGGTGCGTGCCGATGAGTAG
- a CDS encoding MnhB domain-containing protein, whose translation MSVDDTYTESQVIMTAVKIIAPFTLTYGLFMTFHGGDAPGGGFQGGTIVGVTVLMLAFAFGIEPTRQWLRNSFLVGLVTGGVVIFGAIGLAMVALGGEFLEFTMLEEVFHVKPKWGLEAVEIGGISLIVSGVIISLFFTMAAGFTPERPSGTGGVRETDTADESFDSTDVEVSDDD comes from the coding sequence ATGTCCGTCGACGATACCTACACCGAGAGTCAGGTGATCATGACCGCCGTCAAGATCATCGCACCGTTTACGCTCACCTACGGGCTGTTCATGACCTTCCACGGGGGCGACGCCCCCGGCGGCGGCTTCCAGGGCGGGACCATCGTCGGCGTCACGGTCCTCATGCTCGCCTTCGCCTTCGGTATCGAACCGACCCGACAGTGGCTTCGAAATTCCTTCCTCGTCGGCCTCGTCACTGGCGGCGTCGTCATTTTCGGCGCGATCGGTCTCGCGATGGTCGCCCTCGGCGGGGAGTTCCTCGAGTTCACGATGCTCGAAGAGGTCTTCCACGTCAAGCCAAAGTGGGGGCTCGAGGCCGTCGAGATCGGCGGCATCTCGCTGATCGTCTCGGGGGTCATCATCAGCCTCTTCTTCACGATGGCGGCGGGCTTTACGCCCGAGCGGCCCAGCGGAACCGGCGGTGTCCGCGAGACCGACACCGCCGACGAGAGTTTCGACTCGACCGACGTGGAGGTGAGCGACGATGATTGA
- a CDS encoding DUF4040 domain-containing protein, translating into MSLFAYSLVAFVLATAVATALFRDVLSVIVVFGAYSLGMAILYTFLLAPDVAMTEAAIGAGVTTLLLLLTIARTTRPTTDRLRERIHLPAVAVVGAFVLLVCTAVVPEMYPVGSTATPVWSNLDVTQHYITETYNDTRVENAVTAVLAAYRGFDTFGEAVVVFAAGVSTLVVLKREVFA; encoded by the coding sequence ATGAGTCTGTTCGCCTATTCACTGGTGGCCTTCGTCCTCGCGACGGCCGTCGCGACGGCGCTGTTCCGGGACGTGCTATCGGTGATCGTCGTCTTCGGAGCCTACAGCCTCGGGATGGCCATCCTCTACACGTTCCTGCTGGCTCCCGACGTGGCGATGACCGAGGCCGCGATCGGAGCCGGCGTGACCACGCTCTTGCTCTTGTTAACGATCGCACGCACGACCAGACCCACGACCGATCGGCTCAGAGAGCGGATCCACCTGCCGGCGGTCGCCGTCGTCGGCGCGTTCGTCCTCCTGGTGTGTACTGCGGTCGTGCCCGAAATGTACCCGGTCGGCAGCACGGCGACGCCGGTCTGGTCGAACCTCGACGTCACCCAACACTACATCACGGAGACGTACAACGACACCCGCGTCGAGAACGCGGTCACAGCCGTGCTCGCGGCCTACCGTGGCTTCGACACCTTCGGCGAGGCGGTCGTCGTCTTCGCCGCCGGCGTCTCGACGCTCGTCGTCCTGAAACGCGAGGTGTTCGCCTAA
- the mnhG gene encoding monovalent cation/H(+) antiporter subunit G, with product MIETIRFWTIVVLLGLGVFFTLVSTIGVVRLPDIYARAHTASQTDTLGAGFALAGVAVAFGWKQGAIYTVLLLFFVFITNPTAAHAIARSAAETGVEPILAEEGTDAETDETDGETT from the coding sequence GTGATCGAGACGATCCGGTTCTGGACGATCGTCGTCCTGCTGGGACTGGGCGTGTTCTTCACGCTCGTCTCGACGATCGGCGTCGTTCGGCTCCCGGACATCTACGCACGGGCCCACACCGCCTCCCAGACGGACACGCTCGGCGCGGGCTTTGCACTCGCCGGCGTCGCAGTGGCCTTCGGCTGGAAACAGGGGGCGATCTACACCGTCCTCCTGTTGTTCTTCGTGTTCATCACGAACCCGACGGCGGCCCACGCGATTGCCCGCTCGGCCGCGGAAACCGGCGTCGAACCGATCCTCGCAGAGGAGGGAACGGACGCGGAGACGGACGAAACGGACGGTGAAACGACATGA
- a CDS encoding cation:proton antiporter produces the protein MTPVSLEDVFLAAAGLFVVLAIAVFYRAVVGPTTQDRLLAVNVLGTNTVVILALLAAGLDQAWFLDVALIYALLNFLMSIAISKFTVERGGVL, from the coding sequence GTGACGCCGGTCTCGCTCGAGGACGTCTTCCTCGCTGCGGCCGGGCTGTTCGTCGTGCTGGCGATCGCGGTGTTCTATCGCGCCGTCGTCGGTCCGACGACGCAGGACCGACTGCTGGCGGTCAACGTCCTCGGGACGAACACGGTCGTCATTCTCGCGTTGCTGGCGGCGGGACTCGACCAGGCGTGGTTCCTCGACGTCGCGTTGATCTACGCCCTGCTGAACTTCCTGATGTCGATCGCCATCTCGAAGTTCACCGTCGAACGGGGTGGTGTGTTGTGA
- a CDS encoding monovalent cation/H+ antiporter subunit E, with protein sequence MAVERLLVPLSDTVTVRQTVSYAVQSGLEGADSLECHLVVAMPYDADVPESDQYREDADGLLSRARNWVEEDAGEADVTIETTRLGADEYLFGPRDYAEIFDAYADDHGIDRVVLDPEYQPGVTAQLLQPLERELDRIGLAYDEAPVERSARRGRLAGGTEDFGRLFATFLISYGFYLVLGDPTYWFDLVTGAAVAGIVAVSLARVTFAVPLDLVQSPLRVVRFVFYIPYLLWEIVKANIAVSAVILRPSMPIEPTLTRVNSRVRSGLPLTALANSITLTPGTLTVRANNQQLLVHTLIPAAREDLFDGGLERAIRFVFYGRASAAIPSPRERDDAEIVGGDEL encoded by the coding sequence GTGGCGGTTGAACGCCTGCTCGTTCCGCTGTCGGACACGGTGACCGTCCGGCAGACGGTTAGCTATGCCGTCCAGTCGGGGCTCGAGGGGGCCGACTCGCTCGAATGCCACCTCGTCGTCGCGATGCCCTACGACGCCGATGTCCCCGAGAGCGACCAGTACCGCGAGGACGCCGACGGACTGCTCTCGCGAGCGCGCAACTGGGTCGAGGAGGACGCGGGCGAGGCCGACGTGACGATCGAAACGACACGACTCGGTGCCGACGAGTACCTCTTCGGTCCCCGCGACTACGCGGAGATCTTCGACGCCTACGCCGACGACCACGGGATCGACCGCGTCGTCCTCGATCCGGAGTACCAGCCCGGCGTCACCGCTCAGTTGCTCCAGCCCCTCGAGCGCGAACTCGATCGCATCGGGCTGGCCTACGACGAGGCACCGGTCGAGCGATCGGCTCGCCGCGGACGCCTCGCCGGCGGCACCGAAGACTTCGGTCGGCTGTTCGCGACATTCCTGATCTCCTATGGCTTCTATCTCGTGCTCGGCGATCCGACCTACTGGTTCGATCTCGTGACCGGCGCGGCGGTCGCCGGTATCGTCGCCGTCTCGCTCGCACGGGTGACGTTTGCCGTGCCCCTCGATCTCGTTCAGTCTCCGCTGCGGGTCGTCCGGTTCGTTTTCTACATCCCGTATCTCCTCTGGGAGATCGTCAAGGCCAACATCGCGGTTTCGGCCGTGATCCTCCGGCCGTCGATGCCGATCGAGCCGACGCTGACGCGGGTCAACTCCCGCGTGCGAAGCGGACTGCCCCTGACCGCGTTAGCCAACAGCATCACGCTCACGCCGGGGACGCTGACGGTCCGGGCCAACAACCAGCAGCTGCTCGTCCACACGCTGATCCCCGCCGCGCGCGAGGACCTCTTCGATGGCGGCCTGGAGCGGGCGATCCGCTTCGTCTTCTACGGCCGCGCTTCGGCGGCGATCCCCTCGCCGCGAGAGCGCGACGACGCGGAGATCGTCGGAGGTGACGAGCTGTGA
- a CDS encoding CbtB domain-containing protein produces the protein MTTTETVHDRIGTARNELTTAQLLAVFALAAALLFTLLFLQEPLAHDSMHNFRHAAGVVCH, from the coding sequence ATGACGACAACCGAAACCGTTCACGATCGAATCGGAACCGCACGTAACGAACTCACGACCGCACAGCTACTGGCCGTTTTCGCACTCGCCGCGGCGTTGCTGTTTACGCTGCTGTTCCTGCAGGAGCCACTGGCCCACGACTCGATGCACAACTTCCGACACGCGGCCGGCGTCGTCTGTCACTGA
- a CDS encoding CbtA family protein: MLVDYLERGVLAGSIAGIAYGAYMTFVANPLIGHMEGLADGGEAEGHAHGAGEHAHAAGGHAHEAGEHAHAVSEATTAAVSIGSGVLWGILLGGIFALAFYFLEPALPGRGRAKTYVLAGAGFLTASVAPWLVLPPTTPGAEQAFDPTLRIAMYAGMMAVGAVVAALSIDGYKRVSKRSRPLGGITAAVPIVALVAVTTVAAPAIVDSGAMPADLVAAFRGLTVLSQAALWALVAGSFGWLQTRAGVRSATDRRDDLLASP; this comes from the coding sequence ATGCTCGTCGACTACCTCGAGCGGGGCGTGCTCGCCGGTTCGATCGCCGGCATCGCATACGGAGCGTACATGACGTTCGTCGCAAATCCACTGATCGGCCACATGGAGGGACTCGCCGACGGTGGTGAAGCCGAGGGCCACGCTCACGGAGCGGGTGAACACGCCCACGCTGCCGGCGGCCACGCTCACGAGGCGGGCGAACACGCCCACGCGGTAAGCGAAGCGACCACCGCTGCCGTGAGTATCGGCAGCGGCGTTCTCTGGGGGATCCTGCTCGGTGGGATCTTCGCGCTCGCGTTCTACTTCCTCGAACCGGCCCTGCCCGGCCGCGGGCGAGCCAAGACCTACGTGCTGGCCGGGGCCGGTTTTCTCACTGCCTCGGTCGCGCCGTGGCTGGTGCTCCCCCCGACGACGCCCGGTGCCGAACAGGCGTTCGATCCCACGCTCCGGATCGCGATGTACGCCGGGATGATGGCCGTCGGTGCGGTCGTCGCTGCACTCTCGATCGACGGCTACAAGCGCGTCTCGAAGCGGAGTCGACCACTCGGCGGCATCACCGCTGCGGTCCCGATCGTCGCGCTCGTTGCGGTCACCACGGTCGCAGCGCCGGCGATCGTCGACTCCGGCGCGATGCCGGCCGATCTCGTGGCTGCGTTCCGCGGACTGACCGTGCTGAGCCAGGCCGCGCTTTGGGCGCTCGTCGCCGGCTCGTTCGGCTGGCTCCAGACGCGGGCCGGCGTTCGATCGGCGACCGATCGACGCGACGACCTCCTGGCCAGTCCATGA
- a CDS encoding (2Fe-2S) ferredoxin domain-containing protein, translated as MKNRTEEHRERLDAHVFVCTNDRDSEYASCGTAGAEETVTAVKSWLRERDAFWTAVSVSETSCLGLCSEDGTAMTIQPRNTWYSDVTPETVPELLESAFGPDAERTDEKR; from the coding sequence ATGAAGAACCGTACCGAGGAACATCGCGAACGCCTCGACGCACACGTCTTCGTCTGTACGAACGACCGCGACTCCGAGTACGCGAGCTGTGGCACGGCCGGTGCCGAGGAGACGGTCACGGCGGTCAAATCGTGGCTCCGAGAACGGGATGCGTTCTGGACGGCGGTGTCGGTCAGCGAAACCTCGTGTCTGGGGCTGTGCAGCGAGGACGGGACCGCGATGACGATCCAGCCCCGAAACACCTGGTACTCGGACGTGACGCCCGAAACGGTTCCCGAACTGCTCGAGTCGGCGTTCGGACCGGACGCCGAACGGACCGACGAGAAGCGCTGA
- a CDS encoding SHOCT domain-containing protein: protein MGRLSSVLLKGIGVLVLAFVVLSVVGAIVGIALSVLATVLSVIVTVAVLAVFVLAIVGLGSILGSSAEPERDPQTPRRSEERADRKERLRSQYVAGELDDAEFERELERVLDADDFGAEDGLETDRSRRRHRER from the coding sequence ATGGGACGACTCAGTTCCGTCCTGCTGAAGGGCATCGGCGTGCTCGTACTCGCGTTCGTCGTGTTGAGCGTCGTCGGGGCGATCGTCGGTATCGCGCTCTCGGTCCTCGCAACCGTCCTCTCGGTGATCGTGACGGTCGCCGTCCTGGCCGTGTTCGTCCTGGCGATCGTCGGATTGGGCTCTATCCTCGGAAGCAGTGCCGAACCCGAACGCGACCCGCAGACACCACGGCGGTCCGAGGAGCGAGCCGACCGGAAAGAACGCCTTCGCTCGCAGTACGTCGCCGGCGAACTCGACGACGCGGAGTTCGAACGGGAACTCGAGCGGGTGCTCGACGCGGACGATTTCGGTGCCGAAGACGGCCTCGAGACTGATCGTTCGCGTCGTCGACACCGGGAGCGGTAG
- a CDS encoding APC family permease, with the protein MSETTQSGLEKALGRKEMLILAFGAMIGWGWIILAGDWIHEGGPLGAIVAFLGGAFVVGIVAIIYSELAASMPLVGGEHVYSLRALGPIGSFVCTWAIIFGYVTVAAFEAVALPSAMAFIIPGFNAVPLWDIAGEPVYATWVLVGVLGTIGITYLNYIGIRIAAQFQIIMTLIIAFAGVVLISGAITNGHPSPDSAFGAGTAGIFTVVLMTPFMFVGFDVIPQSAEEADVPARTLGLLIILSVGLAALFYIAVIWGSSRALPGSALIDSSLPAAAAMAELYDSPAAGQIMALAGVAGILTSWNAFIIGGSRALFALSESGMIPAPLSKVHPEHNTPSNAILLVGGLSALAPFFGEQMLTWIVNAGGLGIVVAWFIVVVSFLVLRYREPDMDRPYEVPAGPVVGIVGFVTTAIFISLYLPGGQSALLWPYEWLIVLGWCVLGVVLYAFSGETSVETADEVVSRIEALDE; encoded by the coding sequence ATGTCAGAGACCACACAGAGCGGCCTGGAGAAGGCACTGGGGAGAAAAGAGATGCTGATTCTGGCGTTCGGCGCGATGATCGGGTGGGGATGGATCATCCTCGCCGGTGACTGGATCCACGAAGGGGGCCCGCTGGGAGCGATCGTCGCGTTTCTCGGCGGTGCGTTCGTCGTCGGGATCGTCGCGATAATTTACAGCGAACTCGCCGCCTCGATGCCGTTAGTCGGGGGCGAACACGTCTACAGTCTCCGCGCTCTCGGGCCGATCGGCTCGTTCGTCTGTACGTGGGCGATCATCTTCGGATACGTCACCGTCGCCGCGTTCGAAGCAGTTGCGCTCCCGTCCGCGATGGCCTTCATTATCCCCGGCTTCAATGCAGTCCCGCTCTGGGATATCGCCGGTGAACCGGTGTACGCGACGTGGGTTCTCGTCGGCGTCCTCGGGACGATCGGCATCACGTACCTGAACTATATCGGCATTCGGATCGCCGCACAGTTCCAGATCATCATGACTCTCATCATCGCGTTCGCCGGCGTCGTCTTGATCTCCGGGGCGATTACCAACGGACATCCGTCACCGGATAGCGCGTTCGGTGCAGGGACCGCTGGCATCTTCACCGTCGTGTTGATGACGCCGTTTATGTTCGTCGGCTTCGACGTCATTCCGCAGTCGGCCGAAGAAGCCGACGTTCCGGCGCGAACGCTGGGGCTGTTGATCATCCTCTCCGTCGGGCTGGCCGCACTGTTTTACATCGCCGTCATCTGGGGCTCGAGTCGCGCGCTCCCTGGGAGCGCCTTGATCGATAGTTCGCTCCCTGCGGCGGCGGCGATGGCCGAACTGTACGACAGTCCAGCCGCCGGCCAAATCATGGCTCTCGCGGGTGTTGCGGGCATTCTCACGAGTTGGAACGCGTTCATCATCGGTGGCAGTCGAGCCCTCTTTGCTCTCTCCGAGTCGGGAATGATTCCGGCACCGCTCTCGAAAGTCCATCCGGAACACAACACTCCGAGTAACGCGATCTTGCTGGTCGGCGGTCTGTCCGCGCTCGCGCCGTTTTTCGGCGAACAGATGCTCACGTGGATCGTCAACGCGGGCGGCCTCGGTATCGTCGTCGCCTGGTTCATCGTCGTCGTCTCGTTCCTGGTCTTGCGCTATCGTGAACCGGACATGGATCGGCCATACGAAGTCCCGGCGGGTCCAGTCGTCGGGATCGTCGGCTTCGTGACGACGGCGATTTTTATCTCGCTCTATCTGCCGGGCGGTCAATCCGCACTGCTGTGGCCCTACGAGTGGCTCATCGTCCTCGGCTGGTGCGTCCTCGGGGTCGTCCTGTACGCGTTCTCGGGCGAGACATCGGTCGAAACGGCCGACGAAGTGGTGAGCAGAATAGAAGCCCTAGACGAGTAA
- a CDS encoding aspartate aminotransferase family protein: protein MAVGPSIDDLHFATEPSVDEVPGPNSRTLLKRQREIDSNAVAYPRRVPVALEEARGATIRDVDGNTFLDFFAGIGVLNVGHSNPYVLEGTQEQLESIAHTIDFPTEARVDLIEKLRTIAPGGLAGSSNVVFGGPSGSDAIEGSIKLAKHNTGRHGILGFEGAYHGTTAGALSLTAGKKYKEGYGPLLADAVHVPYPTRDAGAGGREACERCLDAVKRKFEAPYGGHETPAGIWVEPIQGEGGVVVPPEGFLQGLRDIADDNDAMLIVDEIQTGLGRTGEWFATDHFDVTPDAITMAKALGGTGLPIGAMLYHEDFDTWGPGGHVGTFRGNAPAMVGGLRAIEYIESHDLLSHATALGQYLRDRLDEVAETTPELVDVRGKGLFVGAEFVDADGDPDADLVEAIQTRCYENGLLVWNAGRHGNVLRLIPPLVLTRDQAEVGMDILCNAIRASATEGTN from the coding sequence ATGGCCGTAGGCCCATCGATCGACGACCTTCACTTCGCGACCGAACCATCGGTCGACGAGGTGCCGGGACCGAACTCACGGACACTACTGAAACGCCAACGAGAGATCGATAGCAACGCAGTGGCGTATCCGCGACGCGTTCCCGTCGCGCTCGAGGAGGCGCGGGGGGCTACGATCCGGGACGTCGACGGCAACACCTTCCTCGACTTCTTCGCGGGGATCGGCGTCCTGAACGTCGGTCACTCCAACCCCTACGTTCTCGAGGGGACCCAGGAGCAACTCGAGTCGATCGCGCACACGATCGACTTCCCGACCGAGGCGCGGGTCGATCTCATCGAGAAACTGCGAACGATCGCCCCGGGCGGCCTGGCCGGCTCGAGCAACGTCGTGTTCGGCGGTCCAAGCGGGAGCGATGCGATCGAGGGATCGATCAAACTCGCCAAACACAACACCGGACGCCACGGGATTCTGGGCTTCGAGGGTGCGTATCACGGGACGACCGCCGGCGCGCTCAGTCTCACCGCGGGCAAGAAGTACAAAGAGGGGTACGGGCCGCTACTGGCGGACGCCGTTCACGTCCCGTACCCGACGCGGGACGCGGGCGCGGGCGGTCGAGAGGCCTGTGAGCGGTGTCTCGATGCCGTCAAGCGGAAGTTCGAGGCACCCTACGGCGGTCACGAAACGCCCGCCGGAATCTGGGTCGAGCCGATCCAGGGCGAGGGCGGCGTCGTCGTCCCTCCGGAGGGCTTCCTCCAGGGGCTTCGTGACATCGCGGACGACAACGACGCGATGTTGATCGTCGACGAGATCCAGACCGGGCTGGGGCGAACCGGCGAGTGGTTCGCGACCGACCACTTCGACGTGACCCCCGACGCGATCACGATGGCGAAGGCACTGGGCGGGACCGGCCTGCCGATCGGGGCGATGCTCTATCACGAGGACTTCGACACGTGGGGGCCCGGCGGCCACGTCGGGACCTTCCGCGGCAACGCGCCGGCGATGGTCGGCGGGCTGCGAGCGATCGAGTACATCGAATCTCACGACCTGCTGTCCCACGCGACGGCGCTCGGACAGTACCTCCGCGACCGACTCGACGAGGTCGCGGAGACGACGCCGGAACTGGTGGACGTACGGGGCAAAGGACTCTTCGTCGGCGCGGAGTTCGTCGACGCCGACGGCGACCCCGACGCCGACCTGGTCGAAGCGATCCAGACCCGCTGTTACGAGAACGGGCTCCTCGTCTGGAACGCCGGGCGACACGGGAACGTCTTGCGGCTGATACCGCCGCTCGTCCTCACCCGTGACCAGGCGGAAGTCGGGATGGACATCCTCTGCAACGCGATTCGAGCGAGTGCCACGGAGGGGACGAACTGA
- a CDS encoding acyl-CoA dehydrogenase family protein: MFDFLDLESELTDEERLIRDTAREFVDDRIRPDIGDHFENGTFPTELIPEMGEMGFYAPNLEGYGSPNVSETAYGLLMRELEACDSGLRSMASVQGALVMYPIHTYGSETQKEAWLPKLGNGEAVGCFGLTEPEHGSNPSAMETRAEADGDGYVLHGSKTWITNSPIADVAIVWARDTSAEDDPVRGFLVETDRDGVTTNKINDKLSLRASITGEIGLNDVYVPGENVLPGVSGMKGPLSCLTQARFGIAWGAVGAARDCFEEARQYAKDRDQFGGPIGRFQLQQRKLAEMGTQITLAQLLVSRLTELKERGELRPQHVSMAKRNNVRMARNQSRVAREMLGGNGITTDYSPMRHMANLETVYTYEGTHDIHTLVLGEEFTGIPAYE; encoded by the coding sequence ATGTTCGATTTCCTCGACCTCGAGTCGGAACTCACGGACGAAGAGCGCCTGATCCGGGACACCGCACGCGAGTTCGTCGACGACCGGATACGCCCGGACATCGGCGACCACTTCGAGAACGGCACCTTCCCCACCGAGCTGATTCCGGAGATGGGCGAGATGGGGTTTTACGCACCCAATCTCGAGGGCTACGGCTCGCCCAACGTCTCCGAGACGGCCTACGGGCTCTTGATGCGGGAACTCGAGGCCTGTGACTCGGGGCTGCGGTCGATGGCGTCGGTACAGGGCGCGCTCGTGATGTACCCGATCCACACCTACGGCTCAGAGACGCAGAAGGAAGCATGGCTGCCGAAACTCGGCAACGGCGAGGCCGTCGGCTGTTTCGGGCTGACCGAACCCGAACACGGCTCGAACCCGTCGGCGATGGAGACCCGCGCCGAAGCCGACGGCGACGGCTACGTGCTGCACGGCTCCAAAACCTGGATCACGAACTCGCCGATCGCTGATGTGGCTATCGTCTGGGCCCGCGACACGTCGGCCGAGGACGACCCGGTCCGCGGGTTCCTCGTCGAGACCGACCGCGACGGCGTCACGACAAACAAGATCAACGACAAACTCTCGCTGCGTGCCTCGATCACGGGCGAAATCGGGCTCAACGACGTCTACGTTCCCGGAGAGAACGTTCTGCCCGGTGTCTCCGGGATGAAAGGGCCGCTGTCCTGCCTGACGCAGGCTCGCTTCGGCATCGCCTGGGGTGCCGTCGGTGCCGCTCGGGACTGCTTCGAGGAGGCGCGCCAGTACGCGAAAGACCGCGACCAGTTCGGCGGTCCGATCGGCCGGTTCCAGCTCCAACAGCGCAAGCTCGCGGAGATGGGGACCCAGATCACGCTGGCCCAACTGCTCGTCTCCCGTCTGACCGAACTCAAAGAACGCGGCGAGTTGCGTCCCCAGCACGTCTCGATGGCCAAACGCAACAACGTTCGGATGGCGCGCAACCAGTCACGGGTCGCCCGTGAGATGCTCGGCGGCAACGGCATCACCACCGACTACTCGCCGATGCGTCACATGGCCAACCTCGAGACGGTCTACACCTACGAAGGGACCCACGACATCCACACCCTCGTGCTCGGCGAGGAATTCACCGGGATCCCCGCCTACGAGTGA
- a CDS encoding Lrp/AsnC family transcriptional regulator, with protein MNNTLDERDIKILFAIADRETDNTEVLHEETGIPKSTVHYRLQNLKEEGVITNDLYELDLDEVGLGLTVISEIWAEFGEGYQERVGEQLAAIEGVNQVYFTMGDTDFIVIGRLTSRDMVEGLVEDYESIDEITRTSSKFVISTIKTSEGIGTLRDYGLDSFLEAHGLSADEE; from the coding sequence ATGAACAACACACTCGACGAGCGGGATATCAAGATTCTCTTTGCGATCGCTGATCGGGAGACCGACAATACGGAAGTGCTCCACGAGGAGACGGGCATCCCGAAGTCGACGGTTCATTACCGCTTGCAGAACCTCAAGGAGGAGGGCGTCATCACGAACGATCTGTACGAACTCGACCTCGACGAGGTCGGTTTGGGGCTGACCGTCATCTCCGAGATCTGGGCGGAGTTCGGTGAAGGGTATCAAGAGCGAGTCGGCGAGCAACTCGCCGCTATCGAGGGCGTCAACCAGGTGTATTTCACGATGGGGGATACCGACTTCATCGTCATCGGGCGGCTGACCTCGCGGGATATGGTCGAGGGACTCGTCGAAGACTACGAATCGATCGACGAGATCACCCGAACGAGTTCGAAGTTCGTCATCTCGACGATCAAGACGAGCGAGGGAATCGGTACGCTGCGCGATTACGGGCTCGACTCGTTTCTCGAGGCACACGGCCTGTCGGCCGACGAGGAGTAG